AATTCtcataaaaactgaaaagaaaaagaaaaggtgctaAACTCAACtacattttaattacaaataaaCTTTCTGTACTgtaaaagaataatacaatgacAGCTAGTATAATGGTAGAGATTTGAAaacatgaaaagacaaaaaagacgATGAAGAGATAACGTAAATTAGTAACCTTTAACTATTAGCCAGTCTCCTGAAAGAATGTGACCTAgtttaagaatgtttaaaaaatattttatttcattagaaaAAGTGGCCTTCACTCATATAACCCATCATACATGCCATTCAAAATGGCCTGGATATTTAAGTTATTAAAGTGGAGTTAAAATTGACTTAATAAGAGATAGCGTATTCCTAGAAGATTTAATGTTTCCCAAAGGTCTGTTTTCTGGTGTTCCAAGTGGATTTTCAATAAGAACTcagtacataatttaaaaaaaactgatttgttttattttatttttagcaattgGTCCAATAGCAACCAGTAAGCTCCTACTGTTTTTCTCAGTTTCCTCTGGTCTTTTGTAGCATCTCGATTCTTTTATTTGCACTGacacttttgttgtttttggtctCTATTTTGGTTTAGTTtgggtctttctttctttctttcttttgtccgTTCGCtcgttctttcttcttccttcctgtctttgtcttttaaataaatcaaagGCCCACAGAAACAAGAAACCACATAGAAAGGACTAAAAACAAGTTGTTCTTCTGCTTAGAGAGTTAAGTTGCAaaagagaagcaagaggaaataATGCTGGAAAAATATGCTGGGAAGACCATGGAAATAATACACTAAGAAGTTTGTATCACAGTCTGAAGCCACAGGGTCACAAGACGAAACTCCAAAAGATAAAaggtagaaataataaaaatgagaagaggTAGCAAATGGGAGTAGAAGAAGGGACAGACTGCAAAATGCAAACAGAGAAAACACTAAAATAGAATtcaagataaaaaagaaagattgatcTTTGCCTTTTCCTCCATAAAGTTTATTACATCTAAACTTGGAGCACTACTGCTGCAGAGATTAAGCCTTTTCTGACTTCCCCTCCTTGAAAGAATTGGGACTTGCCTCTCATAACAATCAGGCAAAtcacataaatttattttatgtaggTCTAAATacaccaaattttttaaaagattaccaGAGTACACTGAAAACATGACCTAACTATATCCTATCTACAAGAAAGTCACTTCAAATttaacaataaaagtaaaaagaaggaaaaatatatgccatgaaacattaatttttatcaaaaaaaaaggcagaagtggCTACATTAATATCACGTAAAGTGGACCTCAATGCAAAGAAATTTACCAGGGAcaaaagagggacattatatcaTGATAAAAATATCAATGCATCAAGAAGATATAGAAATCCTACATATGTATGCACCAAACAACAGTGCTTCAAaacacactggaaaaaaaaaaaaaaacacctactaGAACTgaagagaaacacaaaaaccCACAACTACAGTTGGAAAGTTTAATGCTTCACTCTCAGCAATTGCTATAACTACTAGACGGAACATGAAATAGGTGAGAGAATTAGCCAGGCAATATCTGAGGGGGGAATATTTCAATCAGAGAAGACAACAAGTAAACCACCCTAGGGTAGGAACATTTCCAGACTATTTGAGGAAAAGCAAGACAGCAAGTACCATATAgctggaacagaatgaaaagtgaCATAAAAAGAAGCTATAAGAGAGATTTGGAGGGACAGATCTTCCAGGGCCATCTTTGAAAGCCACTGTTGTGATTTTGACTTTTGTTAAACCAAGATGGGGAACCACTGGTGGCTCTTAAGCAGCAGTCTTGCTGGCACTTTAAAAGGGTCCCGCTAACTGCTGTACTGGGAACTGACTGGGAGGCAAGCGTGAAAGCAGAGAGCTCAATTAGAGAGACAACAATAAGTTGGACCACATAAAGGTGGTAAAAACTGTCAGGTTCTTATAACACACTAAGGGATCTGTTGTCTCATCATATTTCATTGTATTCTGCTAGAAGTCTTTATGGTACCCTAGAAAAAAGAACTAGGGAATTGGGAGTAGGAAAGAACTGTATTTCTGTTCCAAAAATGCTACCATTAACctattttcttgttttgattttcaggAATACCTCAAGTTCACACTAGTAAGttcctaatatatttttaatacattagtTTCTTGTAGGGCTGGGGTGAGcaaattttttctataaatatttttaatgttttgtgtttgtttttgtttgttgggtttttgtgttttttggtttgtttggtgtttttggttttgttttgttctgagacagggtcttgctctgtcacctagcctggagtgtagtggtatgatcatagctcactacaacctccactcctgggctcaagcaattctcctgcctcagcctcctgagtagctgggactacagatgtgtgccaacatgcttggctaacttttttttattttttgtggaaactgagtcttgctatgttgcctaggctggtctcaaagtcctggcctcaaacgatccccttgccttagcctcctaaagtgctgggattacaggtataagccaccatgcccagccaaatattttaatttttataaaccttaaagtctctgtcacaactactcaactctgctgttgtagcacaaAAAGAgtcatagacaatatataaaagaatgagcATGGATATGTcccaataaaatactattttagacattgaaatttgaatttcatacaattttcatgtgccacaaaatattattattattattattatttcaactatttaaatatgtaaaatccaTTCTTACCCCACAGGACATGCAAAAATAGCCAACATACTAGATTTATTCCATGGGCTGTATTTTGCCAACTCCCATTCTATGGTTTAAATACCCTAACTCCACATATGTATCTCTGGTAAACAATCCTGGTATTATGTGTCTTACAATTTCATGCTTTCTTAttattctgtgctttttttttttttaagacagagtttcactcacccaggctagagtgcactggtgtgatcatggcccaccgcagccttgacttcctaagcaatcctcccacctcagctttccgagcagctgggactacaggcgcttgccaccatacccagctaattttttctatttttttccagagatgggggtctcattatgttgcccaggctagtcttgaactcctaggctcaagccatccgcctgcctcatagccttccaaagtgctgggattacaggcatgagccactgcaccagcctattTTCTATGTTAGGTTTATCAAGTAACATCAACACAAGAGATAGACCTATATTTCAGTACTTGGTAACAACTGTATCTTAAATATTTCgtaccaggccaggcatggtggcttacacctgtaatcccagcactttgggaagccaaggcaggtggattgcttaagctcagggttccacaccagcctgggcaacatgatgaaactccgtctctacaaaaacatacaaaaattagctgagtgtggtagcacacacctgtagtcccagctactcaggaggctgaaactggaggatcgcttgaaccccggaagtggaagctgcagtgagccatgttcatgccaccgcactgcagcctgggagactgagaccgtctcaaaaaaatatattaaaaaaaaaattcgtatCAAACAATGTCAAAAAATAATGTTAGCACACGTCTTCTAAGCAAGACCATTATATGtcctatattttataaattgtaatCTTGACATTCTAGACAAAATTGCTAATGATCAATGATAAGTAAAGTTGATTTAAAGTAGCTTATCACAAGGTCTTTGTAAACTACACCAGGCaaagagaagggggaagggaaatGAAGTTTCTccacatttaaataaatgaaatttagttGTTAATGACACAGATCCCACTCAATGCAGAGGCTTGAGGACTGGGAAGAAGGGAAAGCCCAGTACCTACTGATGTGTTTGCCTTTGTCTCTTTCAGTGGACAGTTCTGGAAAAATCAGTAAGTTTGGATCATTTTCTTGCCTTACCTATTTCTGTGCCTAGGACCTTTAAGTTCTTTTTCCCAAATGTTCTTGTATTACAAGTTCCTCTACCTTACAGCAGTCAATATTTCTTCAATAAGTGATTTCCtcatatttcaattttaattcttcttattttccttttgtaacAAAGTATAATGGTCTTGTGTTTGATTCTAGTTATTTACTACCAAAGATTATTGGTAGCATATATTCCCAGCTAATCTATCAGAACAAAGCCTATTTCCTCTGTGCTATAATCGGGCAACTAATAATttttactaaaaaacaaaatcctctAAGATTGACAAAAAGAATATGTGTCAGGACAAGATGTGATTTTGGTAATTGACCAACAATACACATTTTTCAAACTGACCAGAACAGTGAGCAAAAAACTGTTGTGCAGAAGACATATGAAAGACTTATCAAAGAACGAAGAACGGCAGGAAATGCAAtagtttgtatttcagtagaaTTGATATTACCTACCCAAGATTTCAAATCCCTATATTAATTAAATGGCATCCTAAAGATAACCCTCTGTGTGGAGTGGGATATGGAGCATTGGCCAGCAACACTCCTGAGGATGAAACAGAGTTTTATGCTCCCTCCAAGTCCTGTTTCTAAATTCACCTAGGAAGGACACTATTGGAAGGTGGGTTTCTCTTGAGTTAGAAAATCCTCACTGatctttcttttgtgttttgtttttagcacTGACTCCTGTGGGTAAGTTCCATATCTATTCTCAACTCTGATATTTTAcattgcttttaattcttttgtgaCCTGTCTGTTTCCACTCCCAAAATAGAGGCCTGTGCTTCTAAGGCCAATTTGAATGTTCCTATCTTCCAGAAACTTCCAAGGCTCCCCCCACCCtccacttttctttttgagacaggatctcactatgttgcccaggttggtcttgaattcctgggctcaagtgatcctcctgcctcagcctcccaaagtgctgggattgcaggtgtgagcaactgtgccagGCCCCAAGTTTTTAAATAACTACAATTTAAGAGATTGTTGTAGAGAAGATGAAGCTCATATGAAAGGGTGCCACAATCTCTGGCCATCTTCTAGGCTCTGAAAAAGAATCTCCTCCCTGATTCTCAGGAAAACATAATGAAAGGAAGATTGGTTTCTGAATTCCATTAGTTATTTGCTAGGAATTTAGAACTCTTTTTTAGTTATAGGTGAAGTCCCTCTGAATCATAttaatgggggaaaaaaactagttaaaaacaaaataccatctCCTTTCTGTTGCCTTCTAAGTAACTACCTTTGAAAGACAGTAGGTATTGAGCATTGACTATGTATTGTGCACTGTGCTAGGCGCTTACAAAAGTAGCATCTCTTATTCTTACCATATCCCTGcctggtagctattattattccccattttacagattaggaaactaacTCAGGTATTTACCCAAGGTTAAAGAGTTGGTAAACATTGGtgtcaggatttaaacccaggatGTCCTATCTCCAAAATACACACTCTTCCCACTCTTCCCATACTAACACATTGCCTCCTATACTGAATCACAAAGGCATTTTTTGTGATTAGTCATGAAACCTTGTGGAATGTTtgtaaatacaaatatacatCTACAGAAAAGCTGGATAACTAAATGTACACAAAAGggtccttttaaaaatagaagaccaCATTTAAATCAATGTTTGACTTTTTTAACTGTTTTCTGGATTCAGTTTTATCTCTATTAGGATTACTTAATATATGGCTCAGCTCTTCAAGCAAGGAAACCATACAAAACAAAGTAGAGTAATAACTTTTGTTTAATTCTGTAAATATATGATCAAAAGAAGCAAATAAGACTTAAACCTAGTGAGACATGTTTCAAGCATTTCAAACATTCCAAACActgacaaaaacacaaaatatgtcCTTATATTTAATCATGTTTAAGCCTCATTCTTCTTTCTCAGTTCACACTAGAAAGAGAGTGGGTTTggagggaaaggaaggcagggagatgaAGTTGAAAAGggcaattaatttctttttttttttttttttttgacaaagtttcattcttgtcgcccaggctggagtgcagtggcgcgatcttgcctcactgcaacctctgcctcacaggttcaagtgattctcctgcctcagcctcccaagtagctgggattacaggcgtgtgccaccatgcccagctaattttgttttttttttttttttttttttttttgagacagagtctcgctttgtcgcccgggctggagtgcagtggcgcaatctcggctcactgcaagctccgcctcccgggttcacgccattctcctgcctcagcctccgagtagctgggactacaggcgcccgccaccgcgcccggctaattttttttttgtattttttagtagagacggggtttcaccgtggtctcgatctcctgacctcgtgatccgctcgcctcggcctcccaaagtgctgggattacaagcgtgagccaccgcgcccggcctaattttgtatttttaatagagacagggtttcactatgttggtcaggctggtctcgaactcctgacctcaggtgatccgcccgcctcagcatcccaaagtgctgggattacaggcgtgagccaccgcacccagcaggggaaattaatttcttttgattcatgGTACAAGAAACGGTATGCATTCAGAATAATCATAATGTGCCAACAATCCCTCAAATGCTCTCCTCACATAGAAAAAGTGATAGGACTGTGATCTTGTGAGtttctcttacaaaaaaaaagaaaggtgggcTCTGATGATTGATGTTGTATGTCAACTTGACTcagaagaaccctgactaatacaagggCTCTGAGAAGGGATCACAGGCCAAGTCTCTTCCCAGAGgtaataaatttttaatgaatactaattttttaagttgccagagaaaaatctgtttaatcttttaaaaaattttttgtaaaagaTATATTCTTATTGATATAATCTTTCAAACACATTTTTCccaattgatttttttccatttcttttaaaaaatagagatgggggtctcactatgttgcccaggctggcctcaaactcctggcctcaggtgatcctcccatctcagcctcccaaagtgctaggattacaggtgtgagccactgcatctggccccagttgatatttttagaaaaaggagGTTAAGGTTTAATTCAATGTTCAAAGAAAGGTTTAAGATAgattaaaccaacaaatatcatCATCCCAGCAAACTGAGTCTCTTATTTCTCACCTCCTCATTCAACTAATAAGTAtatgatcttttaaaatgtaattcataGCCTGAGAACTATAATGATTCATCCCTCTGATACTGAATAGATCTTTTACAGTCTAGATCCAGTTGTGCTCTCCCTGACAACCACTGGATTAAGAACCTAAGATTAGTTTCCTAATAAAgcccacattttattttctacgtTAAGTATCATTTAGATAGAATTGTTAATGTGATAGCTATTTCATGATATCTTTTAGCTTTAACAAAaattaatccaatttaaaaattttaataattactttttaatcAGCTTGAATATATTATGATGATCCCCAAAGTCTTGATTAAATCTTTTGATTGTATTAAAATTTTGTAGTATGGGCTACTGCCTGCAATAAATGTACTTGCAGCCAGGGCTTCCAAGTCTTTATATTATGAAGATTTACACTGTACGTGTTGGATGATTATGAGGTccaagagaaggaaaagatgTATGAACTATCTTGAAAtctgggagaaggaagaaaagaacttAGAATGTGGTGGAATAATGATTTGTGGCTTACTTCTGCAAtgcaaagttgaaataaaagtgAACCTCACTTTATGGGATAGCTGGATTCCTCAAAAATAAATCTTGTAAATCTAATCTATGTTAATTAAATTCAAGATTTAAAAGATGAcagcaaatatattaaaataagggTATGAAGATTCTATTAGAAGTAACTAGAGATATTTTTCAGTGTAGtgggagaaagaataaaaagttttttaattctgtgaaattaGGAAAGGTGTAGCTAGAATAAACACTGGGTGCTTCAGGAAATCCTATGATACTTAATTTTGGTTTACAAAGCCTGTATAATTTAGAAGGTAAATTCAGGTTAAAATGAGTCATGAGGTATTACACACAGTAGCAAATAATTACCCCCAAGGGAtagtaaaactaaaaatattcatAGCTTAAGGAAAATCAGCTTATGTGAGGAGTACATTCCATGAAATTCTTAAGGTTAGAAGCTTCAGTGGAGCATGATCTTACCATTCTACACCACCATAcccctaaacaaaacaaaataaaacagtgtCCACTAGTAGCACTGTCGAAGATCAAAATACTCTGAACTATTTTTCTCAATTTAGCAATGCTTGAAATATATTACCACTGATTTTCATTAGGAAACTGAAAATTGTCTAGAATAAAATGTCAGTAAGCATATTTTAATGACGAACTCTAGGTGGGGACATATACAAAAAGGTTCAGAAAACATTACTGCAATTTtcctaatgttatttttatttggatgTCAACAGccgaaaataataaaagaaaacactgaactACAACAACTCTTTTGATTTATAATTAGTTTCTTATCTAATACAGGTGTGCCTCATTTTTATAATTGATAAAATTCTGAAGTTACGTGTATGCCAATTTTTCAAACATCAAACCCTAAATGTAAAAAACGAAAAGtccaataattcatttttaagagagaaattttcctgtaattggctgggtgtggtggctaatgcctgtaatcccagcactttgggaggccgaggcaggcggatcacctgaggtcaggagttcaagaccagcctgaccaacatggagaaaccccatctctactaaaaatacaaaattagccgggtgcggtggcacatgcctgtaatcccagctacttgggaggctgaggcaggagaatcccttgaactcgggaggtgaagtttgcagcgagccgagatggtgccattgcactccagcctgggcaacaagagcgaaactctgtctcaaaaaaaaaaaaaaaaattttcctgtaATACAATTAACCACTCCTGTAAATTATTTGTTGGAAACTAAGAATGCCTTGTCTTGATTGAATTAGAGAGTTTTTTCCTGTACTATCTCATTGGGAAGTAGTAACGgccaatatttattgactacTTATTATGTCCCATGCACTGTACCAAGTGCTTTTATTTAGATAACATTATTTAATCTCATAACACCTCTTTGAGGTAGCTACTACTattgcccccattttacagacagaaagTAAAGTTTGCCAAAGGTTACCCAGCTAGGCAGGTgtggaggcaggatttgaaccagtCTGTCTCCAAAGGCTATGTTACTTTAACATTTGTCTACAATATTTAGTAACTCTACAAACTGAGCAGATCaaactaaatataaaaacagTGAATCTTTGAGGATTAACTGATTTACCTTAATAAACCCATTAAACCGAACTAGCAGGAATAGTAAAcctaagtcttctttttttttttttttttttttttgagatggagtatcgctctgtcacctagactggagtgcagtggtgcaatcccagctcactgcaacccctccctcccgggttcaagcgattctcctgcctcagcctcatgagtagctggggttacaggtgtgcgccaccatgcctggctaatttttgtatttttagtagagatcaggtttcaccatgttggccaggctggtctccaactcccaacctcaagtgatccgcccacttcggcctcccaaggtgctgggattacaagtgtgagccactgcccccagcccaagTCTTCTGATTCAGCTTTTATAATCAGTATTCTTTCTACtgttgtaaatattaaatattagattTTCTCAAAGCAAGACATCCCTCTGCTCCATGGCAAGAACCCACACAACTCCTTGGTGGCTCAGATATTTTTTACTTAATTCAGGAAAccatattacttaaaaaaaaaaaaaaaaaggaaataaaaaatacctaGCAGAAGCCAATAAATTCAGGTTTGTTAAATCACACAGGAATTGAGACATAACAGCTGATTTACCTGAACACGATCAAGGGACCTGAAATTTTTGCAGAGTTTGCAGATATTGCAAGAAGTAGTCTACAGTAATGATCAAAACTGAACACTGGAGTCTGACTACTCAGgtgcaaatcccagctccaccacctaCTGATTACATAACCTTATGCATATTCATTTAAgcattctgtgcctcagtttcttcatctgtaaaatgaggttaataaTACCCTACCTGGTTGTTGTGAGTATCAAATGATTTAATACATAAAGTGCTTAGAGCAGTGAGTACTTGGTATGTGGTAAGCACTTGATAATTATCAGCTAGTACTGTTATTACTTTTGCATAATAAGATATGCTTTTATTCAATATGGAAAGCATTTTTgagtttcctttttctgtcttgaGAAATATAATTATTGCTTCCTCCCACaatttttccttaaataaattctatttcttttcagAATACATCCTCTGTTAGCCACTAAGCATTATTCATTAGCCATAATCCACTGAACAAATGTCAGTTCATTTACAGTACATTTTACCTTTTCTCCCATTAATCTTCCAAATTATTGAAAATAGTCCAGAATTTTATcgatacttttataattttatgtatagaGAATCATCATTTTAGATAACTTGAGATTGAGAAAAATTTCAGTTTGTCAGTTTTAAGACAAAAAAAGGAACCAGtatcaaggggaaaaaaatagaaataaagagaaaatacttGATATCTAAATCATGCCCTTTTGTTGTATGCTCAGTTATATTAACAGGTTACATGGATGAAGAACTTGCAAAAAAATCTTGTTCCAAAATCCAGATTCTAAAATGTGGAGGCACTGCAAAGTCTCAGAATAGCCgagaagaaaacaaggaagcACTAAAGAATGACATCATATTTATGAATTCTGTTGAATCCTTGAAATCAGCACACATAAAGGAgccagaaagagaaggaaaaggcacTGATTTAGAGAAAGACAAAACAGGAATGGAGGTCAAGGTAGACAGTGACGCTGGAATACCAAAAAGACAGGAAACccaattaaaaatcagtgagatGAGTGTACCACAAGGACAGGGAGCCCAAATAAAGAAAAGTGTGTCGGGTGTACCAAGAGGACAGGAGTCCCAAGTAAAGAAGAGTGAGTCAGGTGTCCCAAAAAGACAAGAAGCCCAGGTAACGAAGAGTGGATTGATTGTACTGAAAGGACAGGAAGCCCAGGTAGAGAAGAGTGAGATGGGTGTGCCAAGAAGACAGGTAGCCCAAGTAAAGAGTGAGTCGGGTGTCCCAAAGGGACAGGAAGCCCAGGTAAAACAGCATGAGTCAGTTGTACTGAAAGGACAGGAAGCCCAGGTAGAGACGAGTGAGTTGAAGGTACCAAAAGGACAAGAAGGCCAAGTAGAGAAGAGTGAGGCAGATGTGCCAAAGGAACAGGAGGTCCAAGAAAAGAAGAGTGAGGCTGGTGTACTGAAAGGACCAGAATCCCAAGTAAAGAACACTGAGGTGAGTGTACCAGAAACACTGGAATCCCAAGTAAAGAAGAGTGAGTCAGGTGTACTAAAAGGACAGGAAGCCCAAGAAAAGAAGGAGAGTTTTGAGGATAAAGGAAATAATgataaagaaaaggagagagatgcagagaaagatccaaataaaaaagaaaaaggtgataaaaacaaaaaaggtgacAAAGGAAAGGACAAAGTTAAAGGaaagagagaatcagaaaaatcGAAAGACTCGAAAAGGGCGAAGTCAAGTAAAGGAAGGAAGTACAACAAAAAAGTGGAAGAGTaaggataaattttttaaaggcccATAAGACAAGTGATTATTATGATTCCCATCCTCCAGATACAAACCATATCCCAGCCATTGCCTAAGcagattataattataaaatcccTTTCATCTTCATATCACAGTTTCTGCTCTTCAGAAGTTTCACCCTTTTTAATCTTCTAGCCACAAACttcagtttccaaatatttgttttataagttAAAACATATATGATTCCGTCAAGAAAGACTGGATactttctgaaataaaacattttaattaaagaaatatacAGTAATTTCCTTTGAC
The window above is part of the Symphalangus syndactylus isolate Jambi chromosome 23, NHGRI_mSymSyn1-v2.1_pri, whole genome shotgun sequence genome. Proteins encoded here:
- the TSBP1 gene encoding testis-expressed basic protein 1 isoform X1; its protein translation is MTVLEITLAVILTLLGLAILAILLTRWARRKQSEMYISRYDSEQSARLLDYEDGRGSRHAYSTESDTSYDNREGSKRDHTPSANSLALSRSSIALPRGSMSGIKCLKTAEEPPSRTAGAIMQFTAPIPGATGPIKLSQKTIVQTPGPIVQDQPGQHAGPPSAPHGPPVAPIIISQRTASQLAAPIIISRRTARIPQVHTMDSSGKITLTPVVILTGYMDEELAKKSCSKIQILKCGGTAKSQNSREENKEALKNDIIFMNSVESLKSAHIKEPEREGKGTDLEKDKTGMEVKVDSDAGIPKRQETQLKISEMSVPQGQGAQIKKSVSGVPRGQESQVKKSESGVPKRQEAQVTKSGLIVLKGQEAQVEKSEMGVPRRQVAQVKSESGVPKGQEAQVKQHESVVLKGQEAQVETSELKVPKGQEGQVEKSEADVPKEQEVQEKKSEAGVLKGPESQVKNTEVSVPETLESQVKKSESGVLKGQEAQEKKESFEDKGNNDKEKERDAEKDPNKKEKGDKNKKGDKGKDKVKGKRESEKSKDSKRAKSSKGRKYNKKVEE
- the TSBP1 gene encoding testis-expressed basic protein 1 isoform X2, translating into MTVLEITLAVILTLLGLAILAILLTRWARRKQSEMYISRYDSEQSARLLDYEDGRGSRHAYSTESEGSKRDHTPSANSLALSRSSIALPRGSMSGIKCLKTAEEPPSRTAGAIMQFTAPIPGATGPIKLSQKTIVQTPGPIVQDQPGQHAGPPSAPHGPPVAPIIISQRTASQLAAPIRIPQVHTMDSSGKITLTPVVILTGYMDEELAKKSCSKIQILKCGGTAKSQNSREENKEALKNDIIFMNSVESLKSAHIKEPEREGKGTDLEKDKTGMEVKVDSDAGIPKRQETQLKISEMSVPQGQGAQIKKSVSGVPRGQESQVKKSESGVPKRQEAQVTKSGLIVLKGQEAQVEKSEMGVPRRQVAQVKSESGVPKGQEAQVKQHESVVLKGQEAQVETSELKVPKGQEGQVEKSEADVPKEQEVQEKKSEAGVLKGPESQVKNTEVSVPETLESQVKKSESGVLKGQEAQEKKESFEDKGNNDKEKERDAEKDPNKKEKGDKNKKGDKGKDKVKGKRESEKSKDSKRAKSSKGRKYNKKVEE